The following are encoded in a window of Impatiens glandulifera chromosome 5, dImpGla2.1, whole genome shotgun sequence genomic DNA:
- the LOC124940587 gene encoding PHD finger-like domain-containing protein 5A codes for MAKHHPDLIMCRKQLGIAIGRLCEKCDGKCVICDSYVRPCTLVRVCDECNYGSFQGRCVICGGVGISYAYYCKNAPNMRNIEMIVKKIVNLGSAKTDLFYERKKYGFKKR; via the coding sequence ATGGCGAAGCATCATCCTGACTTGATAATGTGCAGGAAGCAACTTGGGATTGCAATTGGAAGACTTTGCGAGAAATGTGATGGAAAATGTGTAATTTGTGACTCCTACGTTAGGCCTTGCACCCTTGTAAGGGTATGCGATGAATGCAACTACGGATCTTTTCAGGGGCGTTGTGTCATATGTGGAGGAGTTGGGATTTCATATGCCTATTACTGCAAAAATGCACCCAACATGAGAAATATAGAGATGATTGTCAAAAAAATTGTTAACTTGGGAAGTGCTAAAACTGATCTGTTTTACGAACGCAAGAAGTATGGTTTCAAGAAGcgatga